The genomic region CCTTGGCCAGGTCGGTGCCCACCATGGAAGGGATGGCGCGCGCCTTGGCCACCAGCTTTTCCGCGTCCTCCTCCAGCATGGAGATGACGCCGCGCTTGCAGCCGTGGTCGCGCAGGTGGCGCACCAGGGCGCGGCTATCGATGTCGGCCAGCACCGGGATCTTGAACTTCTCCAGGTACTCGTCGGTGACCTGCTGCGAGCGCCAGTTGGAGCTGACGCGCGAGAACTCGCGCACGATCAGCCCTTCGATGTAGGGGCGGGTGGACTCGGTGTCCTCGGGGTTGGTGCCGTAGTTGCCGATCTCGGGGTTGGTGAGGACTACGATCTGCCCGGCGTAAGAAGGATCGGTGAAGATCTCCTGGTAGCCGGTGATGGAGGTATTAAAAACGACTTCCCCGTAGCATTCGCCTTTCGCGCCATAACCTTTGCCGCGGAAGATCTTGCCATCTTCCAGCGCAAGGATCGCTTGCATTCCGTCTCCGGGGAGTGGATTTTTGGGATTCTAGCAGAGAAATCCGGAAGTGACTAGGGGCGCTGCAGCAGAATTTCAGATTGCAGATCTTAGATTTCAGATTGCTTGCAGCTTCGCCGGCCTCCAGGCCGCCTTTCAATCTGCAATCTTCAATCTGAAATCTGCAATCGCTATTTCAGCATTCCCATCTTGTCCATGGGCCAGTAGACGAAGACGGCCTTGCCGTAGATGTAGCTCTCGTCCACGGGACCGAACTCGCGGCTGTCGTTGGACATGGTGCGGTGGTCGCCCAGCACGTAGTAGCTGTGGGCGGGCACGACCAGCTCCGGGAAGTTGTGGCCGTCCACGTAGCTGGAGGGCACGTAGGGCTCGGGCAGCGCCTGCCCGTTGACGTATACCCTGCCACGCTCGATGCGGATGCGGTCGCCGGCCACCCCCACCACCCGCTTGATGTAGCTCTTGGAGGGGTCCCGGGGATAGCGGAAGACCACGATGTCGCCGCGCTCGATGGGCTCCAGCTGGTACACGAACTTGTTGATGAAGATGCGCTCCTGGTCCTGCAACCCCGGCAGCATGCTGTTGCCTTCCACCTTCACCGGCTGGTACAGGAAGAGGATGACGAAGCCGGAGAGGGCCAGCGAGATCAGCAGGTCGCGCACCCAGGTGCGCAGCACCTCGCCGCTCCGCTTTCCCCGCGCCGGTGGAGCAGCCGGCGCGGCGGCGCCCGGCTGCGCCTGGGAGGTGCGATGGTCTTCGTTGGTCATGGCTTGCGGCCTATTGTATATGGATTGGCGGTGCCGGCCGCGGGTTGTATCCTCGGGATGCCACGCCGCCTTCCTGCATGCAGCCCCAGCCGCCCTGAAACCGGGGTACAATACCCCGCTGGGAGGCCCCATGAAGCGCGTCCTGTACCTGCTGTTCGTAGCCTTGCTGGCCTTCGCCACCCTGGGGTGGACGGACCAGAGCGTGCCCGCGTATCACCCGGCACCTCCGCCCAGGGGCGCCAAGCTGCCTCCCATCTTGCCCGCCGACGCGCTCTGGGGCCCGGAGTTCCAATATCCCTACCAGACCCACGCCTACGAACTGGCCGCCAAGATCCCCAACGTCCTCTACCAGCAGCCCTGCTACTGCCACTGCGACCGCAGCGCCGGGCACAAGAGCCTGCGTTCCTGCTT from Terriglobales bacterium harbors:
- the lepB gene encoding signal peptidase I, which codes for MTNEDHRTSQAQPGAAAPAAPPARGKRSGEVLRTWVRDLLISLALSGFVILFLYQPVKVEGNSMLPGLQDQERIFINKFVYQLEPIERGDIVVFRYPRDPSKSYIKRVVGVAGDRIRIERGRVYVNGQALPEPYVPSSYVDGHNFPELVVPAHSYYVLGDHRTMSNDSREFGPVDESYIYGKAVFVYWPMDKMGMLK
- a CDS encoding CYCXC family (seleno)protein: MKRVLYLLFVALLAFATLGWTDQSVPAYHPAPPPRGAKLPPILPADALWGPEFQYPYQTHAYELAAKIPNVLYQQPCYCHCDRSAGHKSLRSCFEDTHGAECGTCLRELYYTYRQTKAGKTPAQIRAGIIKGEWEKIDLQAAASMQ